In one window of Miscanthus floridulus cultivar M001 chromosome 12, ASM1932011v1, whole genome shotgun sequence DNA:
- the LOC136496893 gene encoding protein NRT1/ PTR FAMILY 4.6-like isoform X2, producing MEGLKQHGFCTGYGLLALQAYVPSLHPPTCNIEAESSNCKEAHGWNATLFYTALYISAFGEGCIRACLPSLGADQFDHEDPSESHQQSSFFNWFTFGISFGGFVGLIFIVWLENYKGWDIGLGLSAILILLGLLVFAAGLPFYRNQVPEGSPLTRILQVLVVALRNSGLPEELEEAHESSAERGSTKALSQTNSLKFLDKACINHGKEGAWSLCSVKKVEETKTVLRMLPLFVSSMIGYVSNPIIFTFTVQQGGMTNTRLGKIHVSPATLFIIPITFQMVTLAIYDRFIVPFLRRRTGYASGITHLQRIGIGFASMILASVIAAVVERKRKEAAVQMSLFWLAPQFFLLGVSDVTSFPGLLEFFNSEAPRGMKSIATALFWCEIGLASLLATFLVQAVNSITRHGHHGGWLEGSSLDSSHLDLFYWVVAVVGLLGFLNYLYWAKKYVYRQDTRIVDEPSVDQDSH from the exons ATGGAGGGGTTAAAGCAGCATGGTTTCTGTACT GGCTACGGATTGCTTGCATTGCAAGCCTACGTTCCATCACTCCATCCACCAACTTGCAACATTGAAGCCGAATCAAGTAATTGCAAAGAGGCCCATGGTTGGAACGCTACACTGTTTTACACAGCCCTGTATATCAGTGCATTTGGTGAAGGTTGCATCCGTGCTTGCTTGCCATCTCTTGGAGCAGACCAGTTTGACCATGAAGATCCCTCCGAGTCCCACCAACAGTCCAGCTTCTTTAACTGGTTCACCTTTGGGATCTCCTTTGGAGGTTTTGTGGGGCTAATTTTCATTGTGTGGCTTGAGAACTACAAGGGGTGGGACATTGGACTTGGCCTGTCTGCTATCCTAATTCTGCTCGGGTTGCTTGTGTTTGCGGCTGGCCTCCCTTTTTACCGCAACCAAGTACCTGAAGGAAGCCCTCTAACTCGAATCCTGCAG GTTCTTGTGGTTGCATTGAGAAATTCTGGATTGCCTGAGGAGCTGGAAGAAGCACATGAAAGCAGTGCTGAGCGAGGCTCTACTAAAGCACTCTCCCAAACAAATAGCCTCAA ATTCCTCGATAAAGCTTGCATTAACCATGGCAAAGAAGGAGCCTGGTCACTTTGCAGTGTGAAGAAGGTGGAGGAGACGAAGACTGTGCTCCGTATGCTTCCTCTGTTTGTCAGCTCCATGATCGGATATGTATCAAACCCTATCATCTTCACATTCACCGTGCAGCAAGGTGGCATGACAAACACAAGGCTGGGCAAGATCCATGTTTCCCCCGCGACACTCTTCATCATCCCCATCACCTTTCAAATGGTAACGCTTGCCATCTATGACCGGTTCATTGTGCCTTTCTTGCGCAGGCGCACAGGCTATGCCAGTGGCATCACTCATTTGCAGCGCATCGGCATAGGTTTTGCCTCCATGATACTTGCATCAGTCATCGCAGcagtagttgagagaaagagaaaaGAAGCTGCAGTGCAGATGTCCCTGTTCTGGCTTGCGCCTCAGTTCTTCCTGCTGGGCGTGTCGGACGTGACTTCTTTTCCTGGGCTCCTTGAGTTCTTTAACAGTGAGGCACCACGGGGCATGAAGTCCATTGCCACAGCCTTGTTCTGGTGTGAGATAGGGCTTGCTTCATTGCTGGCCACCTTCCTGGTGCAAGCAGTGAACAGCATCACGAGGCATGGGCACCACGGAGGGTGGCTCGAGGGTTCAAGCTTGGACAGCAGCCATCTTGACCTGTTCTACTGGGTTGTGGCTGTTGTCGGTTTGCTTGGTTTCCTTAACTACTTGTACTGGGCAAAGAAGTACGTCTACCGCCAGGATACACGCATCGTTGATGAGCCATCAGTCGATCAAGATTCACATTGA
- the LOC136496893 gene encoding protein NRT1/ PTR FAMILY 4.6-like isoform X1: protein MASGGFVDWRGDLVNRQVHGGVKAAWFLYFLTFVINMVNVPILLNLVTYLRGTMHMGVSDSATTVTNFVGATSGFALIGAFLSDSYITRSRTILLFGPLEFLGYGLLALQAYVPSLHPPTCNIEAESSNCKEAHGWNATLFYTALYISAFGEGCIRACLPSLGADQFDHEDPSESHQQSSFFNWFTFGISFGGFVGLIFIVWLENYKGWDIGLGLSAILILLGLLVFAAGLPFYRNQVPEGSPLTRILQVLVVALRNSGLPEELEEAHESSAERGSTKALSQTNSLKFLDKACINHGKEGAWSLCSVKKVEETKTVLRMLPLFVSSMIGYVSNPIIFTFTVQQGGMTNTRLGKIHVSPATLFIIPITFQMVTLAIYDRFIVPFLRRRTGYASGITHLQRIGIGFASMILASVIAAVVERKRKEAAVQMSLFWLAPQFFLLGVSDVTSFPGLLEFFNSEAPRGMKSIATALFWCEIGLASLLATFLVQAVNSITRHGHHGGWLEGSSLDSSHLDLFYWVVAVVGLLGFLNYLYWAKKYVYRQDTRIVDEPSVDQDSH, encoded by the exons ATGGCGAGTGGAGGGTTTGTGGACTGGAGAGGAGACCTCGTCAACAGACAGGTGCATGGAGGGGTTAAAGCAGCATGGTTTCTGTACT TCCTGACATTTGTAATAAACATGGTGAATGTCCCAATTTTGCTGAATTTGGTCACCTACCTCCGAGGAACAATGCATATGGGAGTGTCGGACTCTGCAACTACAGTCACTAATTTTGTTGGTGCTACATCCGGATTTGCTTTGATAGGAGCTTTCCTCTCGGACTCTTACATCACTCGTTCTAGAACTATACTTCTCTTTGGTCCATTGGAGTTTCTG GGCTACGGATTGCTTGCATTGCAAGCCTACGTTCCATCACTCCATCCACCAACTTGCAACATTGAAGCCGAATCAAGTAATTGCAAAGAGGCCCATGGTTGGAACGCTACACTGTTTTACACAGCCCTGTATATCAGTGCATTTGGTGAAGGTTGCATCCGTGCTTGCTTGCCATCTCTTGGAGCAGACCAGTTTGACCATGAAGATCCCTCCGAGTCCCACCAACAGTCCAGCTTCTTTAACTGGTTCACCTTTGGGATCTCCTTTGGAGGTTTTGTGGGGCTAATTTTCATTGTGTGGCTTGAGAACTACAAGGGGTGGGACATTGGACTTGGCCTGTCTGCTATCCTAATTCTGCTCGGGTTGCTTGTGTTTGCGGCTGGCCTCCCTTTTTACCGCAACCAAGTACCTGAAGGAAGCCCTCTAACTCGAATCCTGCAG GTTCTTGTGGTTGCATTGAGAAATTCTGGATTGCCTGAGGAGCTGGAAGAAGCACATGAAAGCAGTGCTGAGCGAGGCTCTACTAAAGCACTCTCCCAAACAAATAGCCTCAA ATTCCTCGATAAAGCTTGCATTAACCATGGCAAAGAAGGAGCCTGGTCACTTTGCAGTGTGAAGAAGGTGGAGGAGACGAAGACTGTGCTCCGTATGCTTCCTCTGTTTGTCAGCTCCATGATCGGATATGTATCAAACCCTATCATCTTCACATTCACCGTGCAGCAAGGTGGCATGACAAACACAAGGCTGGGCAAGATCCATGTTTCCCCCGCGACACTCTTCATCATCCCCATCACCTTTCAAATGGTAACGCTTGCCATCTATGACCGGTTCATTGTGCCTTTCTTGCGCAGGCGCACAGGCTATGCCAGTGGCATCACTCATTTGCAGCGCATCGGCATAGGTTTTGCCTCCATGATACTTGCATCAGTCATCGCAGcagtagttgagagaaagagaaaaGAAGCTGCAGTGCAGATGTCCCTGTTCTGGCTTGCGCCTCAGTTCTTCCTGCTGGGCGTGTCGGACGTGACTTCTTTTCCTGGGCTCCTTGAGTTCTTTAACAGTGAGGCACCACGGGGCATGAAGTCCATTGCCACAGCCTTGTTCTGGTGTGAGATAGGGCTTGCTTCATTGCTGGCCACCTTCCTGGTGCAAGCAGTGAACAGCATCACGAGGCATGGGCACCACGGAGGGTGGCTCGAGGGTTCAAGCTTGGACAGCAGCCATCTTGACCTGTTCTACTGGGTTGTGGCTGTTGTCGGTTTGCTTGGTTTCCTTAACTACTTGTACTGGGCAAAGAAGTACGTCTACCGCCAGGATACACGCATCGTTGATGAGCCATCAGTCGATCAAGATTCACATTGA